A stretch of the Marmota flaviventris isolate mMarFla1 chromosome 12, mMarFla1.hap1, whole genome shotgun sequence genome encodes the following:
- the Ascl5 gene encoding achaete-scute homolog 5, producing the protein MNDNFCRALVDRRPMGPPSCMQLGVVPPPRQAPLPPAESLGNVPFLLYPGHAEPPYYDAYAGVFPYMSFPGAFGVYDYPFEPAFIQKRNERERQRVKCVNEGYARLRGHLPGALAEKRLSKVETLRAAIRYIKYLQELLSAAPDGAAPASARSLPGIGPAALQPDCPGDCGARVPHSLVPESTESSCFSSSPFLESEESSH; encoded by the coding sequence ATGAACGATAACTTCTGCCGGGCCCTGGTGGACCGGAGGCCCATGGGGCCCCCCAGCTGCATGCAACTGGGTGTTGTGCCCCCTCCCAGGCAGGCGCCGCTGCCCCCCGCCGAGTCCTTGGGTAACGTACCCTTCCTGCTGTACCCAGGCCATGCGGAGCCACCTTACTACGACGCCTACGCGGGGGTGTTCCCCTACATGTCCTTCCCCGGAGCCTTTGGGGTCTATGACTACCCCTTCGAGCCCGCCTTCATCCAGAAGCGCAACGAGCGCGAGCGGCAGCGCGTCAAGTGCGTCAACGAAGGCTACGCGCGCCTCCGCGGCCACCTCCCGGGTGCGCTGGCCGAGAAGCGGCTCAGCAAGGTGGAGACGCTGCGCGCCGCCATCCGCTACATCAAGTACTTGCAGGAGCTGCTGAGCGCGGCCCCCGACGGGGCGGCCCCAGCCTCCGCGCGCAGCCTCCCGGGCATCGGGCCAGCTGCTCTCCAGCCGGACTGCCCCGGCGACTGCGGGGCCCGGGTGCCCCACTCCCTGGTGCCCGAGTCGACCGagtcctcctgcttctcctcctcgCCCTTTCTCGAGTCGGAGGAATCCAGCCATTGA